From a single Solirubrobacterales bacterium genomic region:
- the pyrE gene encoding orotate phosphoribosyltransferase, whose protein sequence is MTELEAVRQELIALLNRYSLILGEVTLSSGATTSYYIDARRTVMRPDGQRAAGTLIAARATELGVTAVGGPVMAAIPLACAAISVPGGEGLTGFFVRKERKAHGLQRWVEGGAEPGDRILVVEDTVTTGGSTISAIERLRDEGFEIAGVLALVDRLAGGGEAIAAAAEAPYTTLTTVDDIYPDRPDRS, encoded by the coding sequence TTGACCGAACTCGAAGCCGTCCGTCAGGAGCTGATCGCCCTGCTCAACCGGTACTCGCTGATCCTCGGGGAGGTGACGCTTTCCAGCGGTGCCACCACCTCGTACTACATCGATGCCCGGCGCACCGTGATGCGACCGGACGGTCAGCGGGCGGCCGGAACCCTGATCGCCGCCCGGGCGACGGAGCTCGGTGTCACTGCGGTCGGTGGCCCGGTGATGGCCGCAATCCCGCTCGCCTGCGCCGCGATCTCGGTGCCCGGCGGCGAGGGGTTGACCGGGTTCTTCGTCCGCAAGGAACGAAAGGCCCACGGCCTGCAACGCTGGGTTGAGGGCGGGGCCGAACCGGGCGACCGGATCCTGGTGGTCGAGGACACGGTGACCACCGGCGGATCCACCATCAGTGCGATCGAACGTCTGCGCGATGAGGGTTTCGAGATCGCCGGGGTGCTCGCCCTGGTCGATCGCCTGGCGGGCGGCGGTGAAGCGATCGCGGCCGCCGCGGAAGCGCCGTACACCACCCTGACCACAGTCGACGACATCTACCCGGACCGCCCCGACCGGAGCTGA
- a CDS encoding VLRF1 family aeRF1-type release factor produces MRNGLRQVLESAGDDRELHEVARRLGNQAERRLAETSAAERGRSVALFLGADESLDRLITFQIPFREDHVALDSGPVVWPMLDVIDRGLRTGLVLLSHDHIRLLEWRDGTAHDLEQSSWDLELGDWREYRGTARPGLQRGGQSISNDSAYHGRVEEWRARFFKAAAKAVAESARELEFDRLVIAADGDSGREFTADLPEDTRNLVQATVRTNLIDLSAAEAAASLDPHLRDAWRSRVNEAADRAAARIDGSDRAAAGADQVLLALAEGRVGHLLLDPYLEFSEEGLSDGARKAVDDAGEATVPEALVELAIRTDAQISSAAISEVPALEKGSGVLALLRY; encoded by the coding sequence TTGAGGAACGGGCTGCGGCAGGTGCTCGAGTCGGCGGGTGATGACCGTGAACTGCATGAAGTCGCCCGTCGCCTCGGTAACCAGGCCGAACGCCGGCTGGCGGAGACCTCGGCGGCCGAACGGGGCCGGAGCGTCGCTCTTTTCCTCGGCGCAGACGAAAGCCTGGACCGGTTGATCACCTTCCAGATTCCGTTCCGGGAGGACCATGTGGCACTCGATTCGGGTCCGGTGGTCTGGCCGATGCTGGATGTAATCGACCGGGGACTTCGCACCGGCCTGGTGTTGCTGAGCCACGACCACATCCGGCTGCTGGAGTGGCGCGACGGCACCGCGCACGACCTCGAGCAGTCTTCCTGGGATCTCGAACTGGGCGACTGGCGCGAGTATCGCGGGACGGCCCGGCCCGGCCTCCAGCGAGGCGGGCAGTCGATCTCCAACGACTCCGCCTACCACGGCCGGGTCGAGGAGTGGCGGGCACGGTTCTTCAAGGCTGCGGCCAAGGCGGTCGCCGAGAGCGCTCGTGAGCTGGAGTTCGACCGGTTGGTGATCGCCGCCGATGGTGATTCGGGCCGGGAGTTCACCGCCGACCTGCCGGAAGACACCCGGAACCTGGTTCAGGCCACGGTTCGAACCAACCTGATCGACCTCTCTGCGGCGGAAGCCGCGGCCAGCCTCGATCCGCATCTCCGGGACGCATGGCGTTCCCGCGTCAACGAGGCGGCCGACCGGGCGGCCGCCCGGATCGACGGGTCCGACCGGGCCGCAGCCGGGGCCGACCAGGTCCTGCTCGCCCTGGCCGAGGGGCGGGTCGGGCACCTGCTGCTCGACCCGTACCTCGAGTTCAGTGAAGAGGGGCTCTCGGATGGAGCCCGGAAAGCGGTCGACGATGCCGGGGAAGCGACCGTGCCGGAGGCTCTGGTCGAACTCGCGATCCGCACCGATGCCCAGATCAGCTCGGCCGCGATCAGCGAGGTTCCGGCCCTGGAGAAGGGTTCCGGGGTACTCGCCCTGCTTCGCTACTGA
- a CDS encoding CPBP family intramembrane metalloprotease: MSRPALSRWSFPLIVVAYLVILKSGELLIGGDIDADDRMSGLDSMLRALTGPIAISMLFVVGVSTWLGWRTGIIREPVRVRKWLWFIPVTYLVVSLAMTDWANLAGQQIGFLVAFTLTMLLVGFTEEVMFRGIGVVTLRRGGFTEVKVALFTSLIFGAAHLTNAINSGSSAISQAVIVTFMGYFLYLSRRVSGAIWIPILLHALWDFSLLSGELGADGEAHSLTQLAIPAEVVIGLVVLWRRKKIEPEGSPA; encoded by the coding sequence GTGTCCCGTCCAGCCCTGAGCCGATGGAGCTTCCCGCTCATCGTGGTCGCCTACCTGGTGATCCTCAAGAGCGGCGAGCTCCTGATCGGTGGCGACATCGACGCCGACGACCGGATGTCCGGCCTGGACAGCATGCTGCGGGCGCTCACCGGGCCGATCGCGATCTCGATGCTGTTCGTGGTCGGAGTCTCGACCTGGCTGGGCTGGCGGACCGGGATCATCAGGGAACCGGTCCGGGTCCGCAAGTGGCTCTGGTTCATCCCGGTCACCTATCTGGTGGTCAGCCTCGCCATGACGGACTGGGCCAATCTGGCCGGTCAGCAGATCGGTTTTCTCGTGGCCTTCACCCTGACCATGTTGCTGGTCGGGTTCACCGAGGAGGTGATGTTCCGCGGCATCGGGGTCGTGACCCTGAGGCGGGGAGGTTTCACCGAGGTCAAGGTGGCGCTCTTCACCTCGTTGATCTTCGGTGCGGCCCATCTGACCAACGCGATCAACTCCGGATCATCGGCGATCTCGCAGGCAGTCATCGTCACCTTCATGGGTTACTTCCTCTACCTGTCGCGCCGGGTTTCCGGGGCGATCTGGATCCCGATACTGCTGCACGCACTGTGGGATTTCAGTCTGCTCTCCGGCGAGCTGGGGGCAGATGGTGAGGCCCACAGCCTCACCCAGCTTGCGATTCCGGCAGAGGTCGTGATCGGCCTGGTCGTTCTCTGGCGGCGAAAGAAGATCGAGCCGGAGGGCAGTCCCGCCTGA
- a CDS encoding transglycosylase domain-containing protein produces the protein MTRRQRRVRRHRSTPRKKLIAAAAVIGGLILTGAAAAGGWVLSIAEDAPDPANLKAINKGENSIVYAGDGSRMGLIDSDEIRFPVSYSKMPQNIRNATVAIEDERFYKHNGIDVVGGLRALVKNIEQGGITEGASTITMQLMRNLYITNPKRDYERKIVEAKMAIDYEKEHSKREILEKYLNTAPYGTNQGRTAIGVQAASRVYFSKRAEKLTLPQAALLAGLPQAPTDYNPVQNPGGAKARRNEVLNSMAKRGYISPERATAAKRSGLQLDPAKNMFDREEPFVFDYVESELIRKYGVNAVRNGGMKVYTTIEPALQSAGLSAITSVLYPGGPSGALVAVDPRNGDVRAMVSSSSYTDSKFNLAAQGKRQPGSTFKTFTLAAAVNEGMDPNTTYYESKPLNIDDPVYGHWEVSTYSHSYSGTVSVAQALLASDNSVFAQLALDVGPDKVAEMAKAMGIKTKLDGYPAETLGGLTIGVSPLEMAGAYATLANGGVRHDPVAIKKIVFPNGDIDHPGRSKPKRVMSEAAAYEVTKILHNNATSGTGTNAYTGCSGQAGKTGTTDNYTDAWFVGYQPNMAVASWVGYPESNNISTGISGSGEPSSIWHNFFVNAGLPCEDTPVPAESMDWSSYTGGYTVAPGTASPYDPDATGDDTGTGTDADDDTDNPDQYTPGAGEQEPAGGGTGGETGGGTGGGTGGGTGGGTGGGTGGTGGGTGGGLGTG, from the coding sequence ATGACCAGGCGCCAGAGAAGAGTGCGCCGGCATCGCAGCACCCCGCGGAAGAAGCTGATCGCGGCGGCAGCGGTGATCGGCGGTCTGATCCTGACCGGAGCGGCAGCTGCCGGCGGCTGGGTGCTGAGCATTGCCGAGGATGCGCCCGACCCGGCCAACCTCAAGGCGATCAACAAGGGCGAGAACTCGATCGTTTACGCCGGAGACGGTTCCCGCATGGGGCTGATCGATTCGGACGAGATCCGCTTCCCGGTCAGCTACAGCAAGATGCCGCAGAACATCCGCAACGCCACCGTGGCGATCGAGGACGAGCGCTTCTACAAACACAACGGGATCGACGTGGTCGGCGGCCTCCGGGCGCTGGTCAAGAACATCGAGCAGGGCGGAATAACCGAAGGCGCATCGACGATCACGATGCAGCTGATGCGAAACCTCTACATCACCAATCCCAAGCGCGACTACGAGCGCAAGATCGTCGAAGCCAAGATGGCGATCGATTACGAGAAGGAGCACAGCAAGCGCGAGATTCTCGAGAAGTATCTGAACACCGCGCCGTACGGGACCAACCAGGGCCGAACGGCGATCGGGGTGCAGGCTGCTTCCCGGGTGTACTTCTCGAAGCGGGCCGAGAAGCTGACCCTGCCCCAGGCGGCCCTGCTTGCCGGGCTGCCGCAGGCCCCGACCGACTACAACCCGGTTCAGAACCCGGGCGGGGCCAAGGCCCGCCGGAACGAGGTCCTCAACTCGATGGCCAAGCGCGGATACATCAGCCCGGAACGGGCCACCGCGGCCAAGCGCAGCGGCCTTCAGCTTGATCCGGCGAAGAACATGTTCGATCGCGAAGAACCGTTCGTCTTCGACTACGTGGAGAGCGAACTGATCCGGAAGTACGGAGTGAACGCCGTCCGCAACGGGGGCATGAAGGTCTACACGACGATCGAACCGGCCCTGCAGAGCGCCGGCCTCTCGGCGATCACCTCGGTGCTCTATCCCGGCGGCCCCTCGGGTGCCCTGGTCGCGGTCGACCCACGCAACGGTGACGTGCGGGCGATGGTCTCTTCCTCCAGCTACACCGACAGCAAGTTCAACCTCGCAGCCCAGGGCAAGCGCCAGCCCGGCTCGACCTTCAAGACCTTCACGCTCGCCGCCGCAGTCAACGAGGGCATGGATCCGAACACCACCTACTACGAGTCCAAGCCGCTCAACATCGACGATCCGGTCTACGGCCACTGGGAGGTCTCGACCTACTCCCACTCCTACTCGGGGACGGTCAGCGTGGCCCAGGCGCTGCTCGCCTCGGACAACTCGGTTTTCGCGCAGCTGGCCCTGGATGTGGGTCCGGACAAGGTGGCCGAGATGGCCAAGGCGATGGGGATCAAGACGAAGCTAGACGGCTATCCGGCCGAGACCCTGGGCGGTCTGACAATCGGCGTCTCCCCGCTGGAGATGGCCGGTGCCTACGCGACCCTGGCCAACGGCGGGGTGCGACACGATCCGGTCGCGATCAAGAAGATCGTCTTCCCGAACGGGGACATCGACCATCCGGGCCGCTCCAAGCCGAAACGGGTGATGAGCGAGGCCGCCGCCTACGAGGTCACCAAGATCCTCCACAACAACGCCACCAGCGGCACCGGCACCAACGCCTACACCGGCTGCTCCGGCCAGGCGGGCAAGACCGGAACCACCGACAACTACACCGACGCCTGGTTCGTCGGCTACCAGCCGAACATGGCGGTTGCGAGCTGGGTCGGGTACCCCGAGTCGAACAACATCAGCACCGGCATCTCCGGCAGCGGCGAACCGTCCAGCATCTGGCACAACTTCTTCGTCAATGCCGGTCTTCCGTGCGAGGACACCCCGGTGCCGGCCGAGTCGATGGACTGGAGTTCGTACACCGGTGGCTACACGGTGGCCCCCGGGACCGCCAGCCCGTACGACCCCGACGCGACCGGGGACGACACCGGGACCGGCACCGACGCCGATGACGACACCGACAACCCCGACCAGTACACCCCCGGAGCCGGGGAGCAGGAGCCGGCCGGTGGGGGCACCGGCGGCGAGACGGGTGGCGGCACCGGCGGCGGTACGGGTGGCGGCACCGGCGGCGGCACGGGTGGCGGCACCGGCGGCACAGGCGGCGGTACCGGCGGCGGTCTCGGTACCGGCTGA
- a CDS encoding trehalose-6-phosphate synthase produces MATGHKDPLIIVSNRGPAQFDRDRDGKRVMTRGAGGLVTALSALVAERDALWIASAMTTEDAAVAAENRFQPIDVELGALSCRVLLVESEQAAYDRFYNVIANPILWFIQHYLWDLSNAPDIRIEELEAWYDGYEVVNADIADAVIGQIADREDPLVMLHDYHLYTAPAKIRAARPEVLLHHFVHIPWPQPDSWRVLPTRIREAIFNGMLANDTIGFHTESYCVNFLACCHALMGYRVDYDTFLVEHPGGRTRVGAYPLPIDSRHLHEVAGTPEVQEAEKEILARRREHLILRVDRADLSKNVLRGFTAFDTFLNNHPEFRERVTFVAHLQPSRQDIPQYQEYLERIEALVAVVNHRHGTTDWMPIDLRVYENFTEAVARYKHYDLLMVNAIFDGMNLVAKEAPSINLRDGAVMLSENTGSHRELEEHALTVNPFDIQEQADAIYRALTMSPEERRRRADGLRRTIASRVPADWIEGQLADIERVRRTREDR; encoded by the coding sequence GTGGCGACCGGGCACAAAGATCCACTGATCATCGTCTCCAACCGGGGGCCTGCCCAGTTCGATCGCGACCGGGACGGCAAGCGGGTAATGACCCGGGGGGCCGGCGGTCTGGTCACCGCGCTTTCCGCCCTCGTCGCCGAACGGGATGCACTCTGGATCGCATCGGCGATGACCACCGAGGACGCCGCGGTTGCCGCCGAGAACCGGTTCCAGCCGATCGACGTGGAACTCGGGGCACTTTCCTGCCGGGTCCTTCTGGTCGAGAGCGAGCAGGCGGCCTACGACCGGTTCTACAACGTGATCGCCAACCCGATTCTCTGGTTCATCCAGCACTACCTCTGGGACCTGTCGAACGCGCCCGACATCAGGATCGAGGAACTCGAGGCCTGGTACGACGGCTACGAGGTGGTCAACGCGGACATCGCCGATGCGGTGATCGGGCAGATAGCGGACCGCGAGGACCCGCTGGTGATGCTTCACGACTATCACCTGTACACCGCTCCGGCCAAGATCCGTGCCGCCCGCCCCGAGGTGCTGCTTCATCACTTCGTCCACATTCCCTGGCCCCAGCCGGACTCCTGGCGGGTGCTGCCGACCCGCATCCGGGAGGCGATCTTCAACGGCATGCTGGCCAACGACACGATCGGGTTCCACACCGAGAGCTACTGCGTCAACTTCCTCGCCTGCTGCCACGCCCTGATGGGCTACCGGGTCGACTACGACACCTTCCTGGTCGAGCATCCGGGCGGCAGGACCCGGGTCGGCGCCTACCCGCTTCCGATCGATTCCCGTCACCTCCACGAGGTCGCGGGAACCCCGGAGGTACAGGAGGCCGAAAAGGAGATCCTCGCCCGACGGCGCGAACACCTGATCCTGAGGGTGGACCGGGCCGACCTCTCCAAGAACGTGCTGCGCGGCTTCACCGCCTTCGACACCTTCCTCAACAACCACCCCGAGTTCCGTGAGCGAGTTACCTTCGTCGCCCATCTGCAGCCGTCGCGTCAGGACATCCCGCAGTATCAGGAGTACCTGGAGCGGATCGAGGCCCTGGTCGCGGTCGTCAACCACCGCCACGGAACGACCGACTGGATGCCGATCGACCTGCGGGTGTACGAGAACTTCACCGAGGCGGTTGCGCGCTACAAGCACTACGACCTGCTGATGGTCAACGCGATCTTCGACGGGATGAACCTGGTCGCCAAGGAAGCCCCCTCGATCAACCTGCGTGACGGCGCGGTGATGCTGTCGGAAAACACCGGCTCCCACCGGGAGCTGGAGGAACATGCGCTGACCGTCAACCCGTTCGACATCCAGGAGCAGGCGGATGCGATCTACCGGGCCCTGACCATGTCCCCGGAGGAGAGGCGGCGGCGGGCCGACGGGCTGCGGCGGACGATCGCCTCCCGGGTGCCGGCCGACTGGATCGAGGGCCAGCTCGCCGATATCGAGCGGGTTCGGCGGACCCGGGAGGACCGTTGA
- a CDS encoding CPBP family intramembrane metalloprotease produces the protein MAVGGTMLALILGLLLSLPLIAIDGGDTDDLGTVARILLQVFTAVGFLAAPFLIASQAPGGLKAAAGRLGFVSFRPGLAAKWIVIALVGYIAFAIVWALIFGEPKQDDIAGELGPLWVQIALIVFIAPISEEVCFRGFLFGGFRRRFSFPVAAIGAGLVFGLLHYSTGWSTVPQLAVLGATFALVYEKTGSIWPPIIFHAFNNAFVLTTLN, from the coding sequence ATGGCGGTCGGCGGGACGATGCTCGCCCTGATCCTCGGCCTGCTCCTCTCGCTTCCCCTGATCGCGATCGATGGCGGCGACACCGACGATCTCGGGACGGTCGCCCGGATTCTGCTCCAGGTGTTCACCGCGGTCGGCTTCCTCGCCGCCCCGTTCCTGATCGCGTCCCAGGCTCCGGGTGGCCTGAAGGCCGCGGCCGGCCGCCTCGGCTTCGTCTCGTTCCGCCCCGGGCTGGCCGCCAAGTGGATCGTCATCGCCCTGGTCGGCTACATCGCCTTCGCGATCGTCTGGGCCCTGATCTTCGGTGAACCGAAGCAGGACGACATCGCCGGCGAGCTCGGTCCGCTCTGGGTCCAGATCGCGCTGATCGTGTTCATCGCCCCGATCAGCGAGGAGGTCTGCTTCCGTGGTTTTCTGTTCGGCGGGTTCCGTCGCCGGTTCTCGTTTCCGGTGGCGGCGATCGGTGCCGGTCTGGTGTTCGGCCTGCTCCACTACTCGACCGGCTGGTCGACCGTGCCGCAACTGGCGGTACTCGGCGCCACCTTCGCCCTGGTCTATGAAAAGACCGGTTCGATCTGGCCGCCGATCATCTTTCATGCGTTCAACAACGCATTCGTCCTGACCACCCTGAACTGA
- a CDS encoding SDR family NAD(P)-dependent oxidoreductase produces the protein MPTDRHIPLPITAVITGASSGIGEATARRLAIEPGTRLVLVARREELLRKLAEELPCEVTWIALDLTEPDAPGRVLAHVEEHCERLNLLVNNAGAAWRATFAEGGHENVRRTMDLNFDAVLRLTEVLLPKLRADAPSAIVNVASTAGRISRAGSGAYSASKYALIGWSDSLYLEERPHGVHVGLVLPGFIATEGFPAEELTAKAATRWLVSDAANAAEAIFAAGPGGVAERYVPRPYALVALLKVMVPGLVRRVLSGGAAKVMTTSTKADADDRH, from the coding sequence GTGCCGACCGACCGCCACATCCCGCTGCCGATAACCGCCGTGATCACCGGTGCCTCCAGCGGCATCGGCGAGGCGACCGCCCGAAGGCTCGCGATCGAACCGGGAACCCGCCTGGTCCTGGTTGCCCGTCGTGAGGAACTACTCCGGAAACTGGCCGAAGAACTTCCCTGCGAGGTCACCTGGATCGCCCTCGACCTGACCGAACCGGACGCTCCGGGACGGGTGCTCGCCCACGTCGAGGAACACTGCGAGCGACTCAACCTGCTGGTCAACAACGCGGGGGCGGCCTGGCGGGCCACCTTCGCCGAAGGCGGCCACGAGAACGTGCGGCGCACGATGGATCTCAACTTCGATGCGGTGCTGCGCCTGACCGAGGTCCTGCTGCCGAAGCTGAGGGCCGACGCTCCGTCAGCGATCGTCAACGTCGCCAGCACCGCGGGGAGGATCTCCCGGGCCGGATCCGGCGCCTACTCGGCCTCCAAGTATGCCCTGATCGGCTGGTCCGACTCGCTCTATCTGGAGGAGCGACCCCACGGAGTGCACGTCGGGCTGGTCCTGCCCGGTTTCATCGCCACCGAGGGTTTCCCGGCAGAGGAACTCACGGCGAAGGCGGCCACCCGGTGGCTGGTCTCCGACGCCGCGAACGCGGCCGAGGCGATCTTCGCGGCCGGCCCCGGCGGGGTGGCCGAGCGCTACGTACCTCGCCCGTACGCGCTGGTGGCGCTGCTCAAGGTGATGGTCCCCGGCCTGGTCCGCCGGGTCCTCTCGGGAGGGGCGGCCAAGGTGATGACCACCAGCACCAAGGCCGACGCCGACGACCGTCACTGA
- the thiL gene encoding thiamine-phosphate kinase produces MPDTGDRDSRLSEFELIELFAERPPDPDRILQGIGDDAAVVRAADRTITSVDTAVDGVHFRREWSSAEQIAGKAVGSALSDLAAMGAGENGADLYISLGAPRDTDSDFLRRIAAGAIRTADIHGATLAGGDTVSSPTLFLGITVTAHIDEGEPVTTRSGARPGDLVAVTGSLGAASAGLWLLENPGLPVSPEVSPEDRRKLIGRQLEAVPRLAAGAALARAGARAMIDLSDGLVADLAHIVRSSSNAGGPLRARIEAERLPSARGAEAVAVAAGLDPLTPVLRGGEDYELVVTLPPDREAEAVEAVEATGLRLTVIGRIESAAPTDPPVLTCRDGEPVGPDPSGFDHFA; encoded by the coding sequence ATGCCGGACACCGGGGATCGAGACAGCAGACTTTCCGAGTTCGAGCTGATCGAACTGTTTGCTGAACGACCGCCCGATCCGGACCGCATCCTTCAGGGGATCGGCGACGATGCCGCGGTGGTCCGGGCGGCCGATCGAACGATCACCTCGGTCGACACTGCCGTCGACGGGGTCCATTTCCGGCGAGAGTGGTCGAGTGCGGAACAGATCGCCGGCAAGGCGGTCGGCTCGGCACTCTCCGATCTCGCCGCGATGGGGGCAGGCGAGAACGGAGCCGACCTCTACATCTCCCTCGGCGCCCCGCGGGACACCGACAGCGACTTCCTCCGGCGGATCGCGGCGGGAGCGATCCGGACCGCCGATATCCATGGCGCGACCCTCGCCGGGGGCGACACGGTGTCCTCACCGACGCTTTTCCTCGGGATCACGGTCACCGCCCATATCGACGAGGGGGAACCGGTCACCACCCGTTCCGGTGCCCGCCCCGGAGACCTGGTCGCGGTCACCGGCAGCCTCGGGGCGGCCAGCGCCGGACTGTGGCTGCTCGAGAACCCCGGGCTGCCGGTTTCACCGGAGGTCTCGCCCGAGGACCGCCGGAAACTGATCGGCCGTCAGTTGGAGGCGGTGCCGAGGCTCGCTGCCGGAGCTGCCCTGGCCCGAGCCGGCGCCCGGGCGATGATCGACCTGAGTGATGGCCTGGTTGCCGATCTCGCTCACATCGTCCGGAGCTCGTCTAACGCAGGCGGGCCGCTCCGGGCCCGGATCGAGGCCGAACGACTGCCGTCCGCCCGTGGAGCGGAAGCGGTCGCCGTCGCCGCCGGTCTCGATCCGCTCACGCCGGTCCTGCGGGGCGGGGAGGACTACGAGCTCGTGGTGACGCTTCCGCCCGACCGGGAGGCTGAAGCGGTCGAGGCGGTCGAGGCCACCGGGCTCCGACTGACGGTGATCGGCAGGATCGAGTCCGCCGCCCCGACCGACCCCCCGGTGCTGACCTGCCGGGACGGAGAGCCGGTCGGTCCCGATCCGTCCGGCTTCGACCACTTCGCCTGA
- a CDS encoding trypsin-like peptidase domain-containing protein, protein MKNALRLFLATLAAGLVLAGCGGGSSDSGTSDQAPAAAGNGVATRSAVAFDPGRIYRDSIDGVVSIRTVFDRGETGPLGPRAAGGSGFVLNDDGDLITNAHVVSEETGDGWEPVERVYVEFGSGDILPARVIGVDRFSDVALLRVDPAKVELAPLELGNSSRVTVGEPVAVIGSPFGEDQTLTTGVVSQVGRSVTSLTDFEIQDAIQTDASINPGNSGGPMLDSRGRVIAISQQMKTGSGASDGVGFGVPANTIRRSADQIRETGGVSYAYIGVSTEPLYPQLAEKLGLDVERGATVVQVLPGGPAARAGLKAGSRQIEFQGNRFTVGGDVIFKVDGIPANDPEELGRIIARKEPGDTVEVEVLRDGSKKTIKVELTERPERVAPR, encoded by the coding sequence GTGAAAAACGCCCTCCGACTCTTCCTGGCGACCCTCGCGGCAGGGCTCGTTCTGGCCGGATGCGGCGGGGGCTCCTCCGACTCCGGGACGAGCGACCAGGCCCCGGCAGCGGCCGGCAACGGGGTCGCGACACGTTCGGCGGTTGCCTTCGATCCCGGCCGGATCTACCGGGACTCGATCGACGGTGTGGTCTCGATCCGGACGGTCTTCGACCGCGGTGAGACCGGTCCACTGGGTCCGCGCGCGGCGGGGGGATCGGGCTTTGTCCTGAACGACGACGGGGATCTGATCACCAACGCCCACGTGGTCAGCGAGGAGACCGGTGACGGCTGGGAGCCGGTCGAACGGGTTTACGTCGAGTTCGGTTCCGGTGACATCCTGCCCGCCCGAGTGATCGGGGTGGACCGTTTCTCCGACGTGGCGCTGCTGCGGGTCGACCCGGCCAAAGTGGAGCTGGCCCCGCTTGAACTGGGGAACAGCAGCCGGGTGACGGTGGGCGAACCGGTCGCGGTGATCGGCAGCCCGTTCGGAGAGGATCAGACCTTGACCACCGGGGTGGTTTCCCAGGTGGGCCGGTCGGTCACCTCACTCACCGACTTCGAGATCCAGGATGCGATCCAGACCGACGCCTCGATCAACCCCGGCAACTCGGGCGGACCGATGCTCGACAGCCGGGGCCGGGTGATCGCGATCAGCCAACAGATGAAGACCGGTTCCGGGGCCAGCGACGGGGTCGGATTCGGGGTGCCGGCGAACACGATCAGGCGTTCGGCCGACCAGATCCGGGAGACCGGCGGGGTCAGCTACGCCTACATCGGGGTTTCGACCGAGCCGCTGTACCCGCAACTGGCCGAGAAGCTCGGCCTTGACGTGGAGCGGGGCGCAACCGTGGTCCAGGTGCTCCCCGGCGGTCCCGCAGCCCGGGCCGGACTCAAGGCGGGCAGCCGTCAGATCGAGTTCCAGGGCAACCGTTTCACGGTCGGTGGGGACGTGATCTTCAAGGTCGACGGGATCCCGGCCAACGATCCCGAGGAGCTCGGCCGGATCATCGCCCGGAAGGAACCCGGGGACACGGTCGAGGTGGAGGTACTCCGGGATGGCAGCAAGAAGACGATCAAGGTCGAGCTGACGGAGCGTCCCGAGCGGGTCGCCCCTCGCTGA